The following proteins come from a genomic window of Candidatus Paceibacterota bacterium:
- a CDS encoding NYN domain-containing protein, with amino-acid sequence MLKKENNYAFIDSQNVNLAIRSLDWRLDWKRFRIYLKENYGISKAYLFIGYIEGNNELYISLQEAGFICIFKPTLKYKDGTTKGNCDAELVLQAMIEYPNFDKALIITGDGDFYCLVQHFISKSKLLAVLVPNRFSFSALLKLREFRPYLRYMNELRNMLEYKKKRPHKDGTL; translated from the coding sequence ATGCTGAAAAAAGAAAACAATTACGCGTTTATAGACAGCCAGAATGTTAATTTAGCCATTCGGTCGCTTGATTGGCGTCTTGATTGGAAGCGTTTCAGAATATATCTAAAAGAAAACTACGGAATCTCCAAGGCCTATCTTTTTATCGGCTATATAGAAGGCAATAATGAATTATATATTTCCTTGCAAGAAGCCGGTTTTATCTGCATTTTCAAACCAACGCTTAAATACAAAGACGGCACCACAAAAGGTAATTGTGATGCTGAGCTAGTTCTACAGGCGATGATTGAATATCCTAATTTTGACAAGGCACTTATAATAACAGGCGATGGCGATTTCTATTGTTTGGTTCAGCATTTTATCAGTAAAAGTAAATTGTTGGCCGTATTGGTTCCAAATAGATTTAGTTTTTCTGCTTTGTTAAAATTAAGAGAGTTTAGACCGTATTTGAGGTATATGAACGAGCTACGAAATATGTTGGAGTATAAAAAGAAAAGACCCCATAAGGACGGAACCTTATAG